In Planifilum fimeticola, one DNA window encodes the following:
- a CDS encoding PhzF family phenazine biosynthesis protein — translation MKKVFLARVFHRESMQGNLTGVVVCPEPPSPGDCRYIARRLGFPDTCFVWRGESGNWIHRTFSPFEELSFCTQTLLAGAATLQEMAGPGGCSFETAVGAAVVHRDEGLYWIRQEVEAARPLEDRSVLSRLGLGEGLLAGEPAVTGGARPRLYIPLPSPDALYRLTLSPETVLKICREQGLKGLCFFAVVDGGLIALRVFTTSLGGGEDAATGGAALGLIGYHRFRPLGLSGRVRVEQGQAETEKRGCLRLRWSPASPSVWLGSPVDVLVRGTLVESD, via the coding sequence ATGAAAAAGGTTTTTCTGGCCCGGGTGTTTCACCGGGAATCGATGCAGGGGAATTTGACGGGGGTGGTGGTTTGTCCCGAGCCGCCCAGTCCCGGGGACTGCCGGTATATCGCCCGTCGGCTGGGATTTCCGGACACCTGTTTCGTCTGGAGGGGCGAATCGGGAAATTGGATTCACCGGACGTTTTCCCCCTTCGAGGAGCTGTCTTTCTGCACCCAGACCCTCCTGGCCGGGGCGGCGACGCTGCAGGAAATGGCGGGGCCGGGGGGTTGCTCCTTTGAAACGGCGGTCGGTGCGGCGGTGGTGCACCGGGACGAAGGTCTTTATTGGATCCGTCAGGAGGTGGAGGCGGCCCGTCCGCTGGAGGACCGATCCGTCCTCTCCCGGCTGGGACTGGGGGAGGGGCTTCTGGCCGGGGAACCAGCCGTCACCGGCGGAGCCCGGCCGCGGCTGTACATCCCCCTTCCTTCCCCGGACGCTCTGTATCGGTTGACCTTATCGCCGGAAACCGTCTTGAAGATTTGCCGGGAGCAAGGTTTAAAAGGGCTTTGCTTTTTTGCCGTGGTGGATGGGGGGCTCATCGCTTTGCGGGTCTTCACCACTTCCCTGGGGGGAGGCGAAGATGCGGCGACCGGAGGGGCGGCTCTCGGATTGATCGGTTACCACCGGTTTCGGCCGTTGGGTTTGTCCGGGCGGGTGCGGGTGGAGCAGGGGCAGGCGGAAACGGAAAAAAGGGGATGCCTCCGGCTCCGGTGGAGCCCCGCCTCCCCGTCGGTGTGGCTGGGGAGTCCGGTGGACGTGTTGGTGCGGGGAACTCTTGTCGAGTCGGATTGA
- a CDS encoding YktB family protein, which translates to MKPVGFTEEDFDVFTIPGLDSRMAALKERVRPKLEAIGETVVPFLSSRLGEPVYAHVAKHARRTVHPPDDTWVAWATNKRGYKAHPHFQTGLWQTHLFIVFALIYESPDKGAFARNLKERLNEIWPSIPDHFLLSDDHTKPDAVRKGDLSLDQVRQRLDRLETVKKAEFLCGIHLDRNDPVVGDPDRLVNTIEETIDKLLPLYRLAAKVGVHPGG; encoded by the coding sequence ATGAAACCGGTCGGTTTCACCGAGGAAGATTTCGATGTATTCACCATCCCCGGTCTCGACTCCCGGATGGCGGCCCTGAAGGAGCGCGTCCGTCCGAAACTGGAAGCGATCGGGGAAACCGTGGTTCCCTTCCTGTCCTCCCGGCTCGGGGAACCGGTCTACGCGCACGTGGCCAAACATGCCCGGCGGACCGTTCATCCCCCGGATGACACCTGGGTGGCCTGGGCAACCAACAAGCGGGGCTACAAAGCTCATCCCCATTTTCAGACGGGTCTGTGGCAAACCCATCTGTTCATTGTGTTCGCCCTGATTTATGAGTCCCCGGACAAGGGGGCCTTCGCCCGCAATCTGAAAGAACGGCTGAATGAAATCTGGCCGTCGATTCCCGACCATTTCCTGCTGTCGGATGATCACACGAAGCCGGATGCGGTTCGGAAGGGGGACCTGTCCCTCGACCAGGTGCGGCAGCGCTTGGACCGGTTGGAAACCGTAAAGAAGGCGGAATTCCTGTGCGGCATCCACCTGGACCGCAACGACCCGGTGGTGGGAGACCCGGACCGACTCGTAAACACCATTGAAGAGACCATCGACAAACTTCTTCCCCTCTACCGGCTCGCCGCGAAAGTAGGGGTGCACCCGGGAGGATAA